In Glycine max cultivar Williams 82 chromosome 7, Glycine_max_v4.0, whole genome shotgun sequence, a single window of DNA contains:
- the LOC100777652 gene encoding ABC transporter G family member 23 gives MAACLKPPRLSSTEDDSLILFSTSNSPEESNSPSSSFYHSPPTSLHQFRTANKLSVRNLSYTLLPHKTTPLSFFHLTQNPKPVNILKSVSFVARSSEVVAVVGPSGTGKSTLLRIISGRVKDEDFDPKSVSINDQPMTSPAQLRKTCGFVAQVDNLLPMLTVKETLMYSAKFRLKEMTPKDRERRVESLLQELGLFHVANSFVGDEENRGISGGERKRVSIGVDMIHNPPILLLDEPTSGLDSTSALQVIELLSSIAKAKQRTVVLSIHQPSYRILQYISKFLILSHGSVVHNGSLEQLEETISKLGFQIPTQLNALEFSMEIIRGLEGSDSKYDTCTIEEKEPFPNLMWPEEENCGVQILRSQCNKESYGSLCYANLIEILFLCSRFWKIIYRTKQLFLARTMQALVGGFGLGSVYIKIRRDEGGAAERLGLFAFSLSFLLSSTVEALSIYLQERIVLMKEASRGAYRISSYMIANTFVFLLFLFVVSILFAVPVYWLVGLNPSLSAFTFFTLVVWLIVLMASSLVLFLSAVSPDFISGNSLICTVLGAFFLFSGYFIPKESIPKYWLFMYYVSLYRYPLDALLTNEYWNVRNECFSHQIEGSQCLITGFDVLKSRGLERDNRWMNVGIMLGFFVFYRVLCWIILARKVSKTTI, from the coding sequence ATGGCAGCATGCCTGAAGCCACCTAGACTATCCAGCACAGAAGATGACTCTTTGATACTCTTTTCAACTTCTAATTCTCCTGAAGAGTCCAATAGTCCTTCTTCCTCTTTCTACCATTCACCACCAACATCACTTCATCAATTCAGAACTGCAAACAAACTTTCTGTGAGAAATCTCTCCTACACTTTGCTTCCTCACAAGACCACTCCCTTATCATTTTTCCACCTGACTCAAAACCCAAAGCCTGTAAACATACTCAAGTCAGTCTCTTTTGTTGCCAGAAGTTCTgaggttgttgctgttgttggtcCTAGTGGCACAGGAAAGTCTACCCTTCTGCGAATCATTTCCGGAAGGGTAAAAGATGAAGATTTTGATCCTAAAAGTGTCTCAATCAATGATCAGCCTATGACTAGTCCAGCTCAGTTGAGGAAGACATGTGGCTTTGTGGCACAAGTGGACAATTTGCTTCCCATGCTAACAGTCAAAGAAACTTTGATGTATAGTGCAAAGTTTAGGCTAAAAGAAATGACACCAAAGGATAGAGAGAGGAGGGTAGAAAGCTTGTTGCAAGAGCTAGGCCTTTTTCATGTTGCAAATAGTTTTGTTGGGGATGAAGAGAATAGAGGGATATCCGGTGGAGAGAGGAAAAGGGTGTCTATTGGAGTTGATATGATTCACAATCCTCCAATTTTGCTCCTAGATGAGCCAACATCAGGTCTAGACAGTACTTCAGCTTTGCAAGTCATAGAGCTTCTGTCATCAATTGCTAAAGCAAAGCAAAGGACAGTGGTTCTTTCAATCCACCAACCCAGCTATAGAATATTGCAGTATATTTCCAAGTTCTTGATCCTCTCTCATGGTTCAGTTGTTCATAATGGTAGCCTAGAACAGCTAGAGGAAACCATAAGTAAActgggatttcaaattccaacACAACTGAATGCTTTAGAGTTCTCCATGGAAATTATACGTGGGTTGGAAGGTTCTGATTCCAAATATGACACTTGCACCATTGAGGAAAAGGAGCCATTTCCAAACCTCATGTGGCCAGAGGAAGAAAACTGTGGAGTCCAAATTCTCCGATCACAATGTAACAAGGAAAGTTATGGCAGTCTTTGTTATGCAAACTTGATTGAGATATTGTTTCTCTGCTCAAGATTTTGGAAGATCATCTATAGAACAAAGCAGCTTTTCCTGGCCAGAACAATGCAAGCACTAGTTGGTGGCTTTGGGCTAGGAAGTGTTTACATAAAGATAAGAAGGGATGAAGGAGGAGCTGCTGAAAGGTTAGGTCTATTTGCATTTAGTCTTAGTTTTCTCCTCTCTTCTACAGTTGAAGCACTTTCAATATACCTTCAAGAGAGGATTGTTCTGATGAAAGAAGCCTCAAGGGGAGCCTATAGGATTTCCTCTTACATGATAGCCAACACATTTGTCTTCCTTCTATTCTTGTTTGTGGTATCTATACTTTTTGCTGTTCCTGTGTATTGGCTTGTAGGACTAAACCCTTCCCTTTCTGCCTTCACCTTCTTCACTTTAGTGGTTTGGCTCATTGTGCTCATGGCAAGTTCTTTGGTACTCTTCTTAAGTGCAGTATCTCCTGATTTCATTTCAGGTAACTCCCTCATCTGCACAGTTCTTGGagccttcttcctcttctctgGATACTTCATACCAAAGGAGAGCATCCCAAAGTATTGGCTTTTCATGTACTATGTGTCTCTCTATAGGTACCCTTTGGATGCACTCCTCACAAATGAGTATTGGAATGTTAGAAATGAGTGTTTCTCACATCAAATAGAGGGATCACAGTGTCTGATCACTGGATTTGATGTGTTGAAGAGTAGAGGACTCGAAAGGGATAACAGGTGGATGAATGTGGGAATAATGTTGGGATTCTTTGTGTTTTATCGTGTGCTTTGTTGGATAATACTTGCACGAAAGGTCTCCAAGACAACAATATAG